The proteins below come from a single Aegilops tauschii subsp. strangulata cultivar AL8/78 chromosome 6, Aet v6.0, whole genome shotgun sequence genomic window:
- the LOC109761192 gene encoding premnaspirodiene oxygenase, which yields MAAVLSICLLLVLLLAIPLILFKSRRPAPRRGPGGRAARLPPGPWALPVIGHLHHLAGALPHRALCDLARRHGPLMMLRLGELDAVVASSPDAAREIMKTHDASFASRPLTSMQQMAYGDAEGLIFAPYGDAWRQLRKICTVEILSSRRVQSFRPAREEELGRLLRSVAAASASSSPVNLSERISAYVADSTVRAIVGGRFKQRDTYLKMLQEGLKIVPGMTLPDIFPSSRLVRLFSSVPGRMQRHSQGMKLFMDTIIQEHQENSGPDCDGDKEEDLLDVLLRLQKEGDSQYPLTTDNIKTVMLDMFGAGSETSATTLQWAMAELIRNPRVMRKAQDEVRQQLAGHGKVREADLTDLRYLGFVIKETLRMHPPAPLLLPRRCGSPCQVLGLDVPEGVMVIVNAWAIGMDPAYWDAPEEFAPERFEQNGRDFKGTDFDFVPFGGGRRICPGMAFGLAHVELALAALLFHFDWELAGGVAAEDLDMTEEFGVTARLRSDLVVVGVPRVAVAME from the exons ATGGCTGCCGTGCTCTCGATCTGCCTGCTTCTCGTGCTTCTCCTCGCCATCCCACTCATCCTCTTCAAGTCCAGGCGCCCGGCGCCTCGTCGTGGCCCCGGCGGCAGGGCCGCCCGGCTCCCGCCAGGGCCGTGGGCGCTGCCGGTCATCGGCCACctgcaccacctcgccggcgccctcccgcACCGTGCTCTGTGCGACCTCGCGCGGCGCCACGGCCCGCTCATGATGCTCCGCCTCGGCGAGCTCGACGCCGTGGTCGCGTCGTCCCCTGACGCCGCGCGCGAGATCATGAAGACCCACGACGCCTCCTTCGCGTCGAGGCCTCTGACCTCCATGCAGCAGATGGCGTACGGCGACGCCGAGGGCCTCATCTTCGCGCCCTACGGCGACGCGTGGCGGCAGCTTCGCAAGATATGCACCGTCGAGATCCTCAGCTCCCGCCGCGTCCAGTCCTTCCGCCCCGCCCGCGAGGAGGAGCTCGGTCGCCTCCTCCGCTCCGTCGCGGCGGCTTCTGCCTCGTCTTCGCCGGTGAACCTGAGCGAGCGCATATCGGCGTACGTCGCGGATTCTACGGTGCGCGCCATCGTCGGCGGCCGGTTCAAGCAGAGGGACACGTACCTGAAGATGCTGCAGGAGGGACTCAAAATCGTACCCGGGATGACCCTTCCCGACATTTTCCCCTCCTCGCGCCTCGTGCGGCTCTTTAGCAGCGTCCCCGGCAGGATGCAGCGCCATAGCCAAGGCATGAAGCTGTTCATGGACACCATCATCCAAGAGCACCAGGAGAACAGCGGCCCCGACTGCGACGGCGACAAAGAAGAAGACTTGCTCGACGTGCTCCTGAGACTCCAAAAGGAAGGGGACTCGCAGTATCCACTCACCACTGACAACATCAAGACCGTCATGCTG GACATGTTTGGCGCCGGCAGCGAGACGTCGGCGACGACGCTGCAGTGGGCGATGGCGGAGCTGATACGGAACCCGCGGGTTATGCGGAAGGCGCAAGACGAGGTCCGGCAGCAACTCGCCGGGCACGGCAAGGTGAGGGAGGCCGACCTGACAGATCTGCGATACCTTGGGTTTGTCATCAAGGAGACGCTGAGGATGCACCCGCCGGCACCACTGCTGCTGCCGCGCAGGTGCGGGAGCCCGTGTCAGGTTCTGGGCCTGGACGTGCCGGAGGGGGTCATGGTGATCGTGAACGCGTGGGCGATCGGCATGGACCCGGCGTACTGGGACGCGCCCGAGGAGTTCGCGCCGGAGCGGTTCGAGCAGAACGGGAGGGACTTCAAGGGGACGGACTTCGACTTCGTGCCGttcggcggcgggaggaggatATGCCCCGGCATGGCGTTCGGGCTGGCTCACGTGGAGCTCGCGCTCGCGGCGCTGCTGTTCCACTTCGACTGGGAACTGGCAGGCGGGGTGGCGGCCGAGGATCTGGACATGACGGAGGAGTTTGGTGTCACGGCACGGCTCCGGTCTGACCTAGTCGTGGTTGGCGTCCCTCGTGTCGCCGTGGCCATGGAGTAA
- the LOC109761188 gene encoding growth-regulating factor 6-like has translation MNKLELDDGMVAGNGDVGQRTAVATLMPPAATHVPVASTMGAAGGLFTAAQWVELQWQSLIYNHMAASSPIPSYLLFSNINPAAAAAAPTQAPSSCYCCYNTPLLVHHYQAQQAAQMSMLLQCMQQAVARRRCGRTDGKKWRCARDAEPDQKYCQRHLNRVGRTRPPPPARKQQHQHAAAAVDAHHRDRNKTAMTASAATHTSHGNKSSGNAMREDDDDYSRGLLDFTGGVCLPEQRENRLSLNYDNIAELYCNRQVAATPTAPASAAASATAMDDDAIDHGAAATWVGIGGPLGEALGLAVEIQWPAGST, from the exons ATGAACAAGCTGGAGCTGGACGACGGCATGGTTGCCGGCAACGGCGACGTCGGACAGCGCACCGCCGTGGCAACTTTGATGCCACCCGCTGCTACTCATGTTCCTGTTGCCTCCACCATGG GTGCCGCCGGGGGCTTATTCACAGCGGCGCAATGGGTGGAGCTGCAATGGCAGTCGCTCATCTACAACCACATGGCGGCATCGTCGCCCATCCCCTCATACCTCCTCTTCTCCAATATCAACccggcagccgccgccgccgcgcctacCCAAGCTCCGTCGTCGTGCTACTGCTGCTACAACACCCCCCTGCTTGTCCACCATTACCAGGCCCAGCAGGCAGCGCAGATGTCCATGCTGCTGCAGTGCATGCAGCAGGCGGTGGCGCGGAGGAGGTGCGGCCGTACAGACGGCAAGAAGTGGCGCTGCGCCAGGGACGCCGAACCCGACCAGAAGTACTGCCAGCGCCACCTGAACCGCGTCGGCCGGACACGGCCACCTCCCCCTGCAAGAAAGCAACAGCACCAGCATGCAGCTGCTGCGGTGGATGCTCATCATCGTGACCGGAACAAGACTGCCATGACCGCCTCTGCGGCCACTCATACCAGTCATGGTAACAAGTCTTCCGGGAATGCGATGCGGGAGGACGACGACGACTACTCGCGAGGCCTCTTGGACTTCACCGGTGGAGTTTGCCTCCCGGAGCAGCGAGAGAACCGGCTCAGCCTCAACTACGACAACATTGCCGAGCTCTACTGCAATAGGCAGGTGGCCGCCACGCCCACGGCCCCAGCATCGGCGGCGGCGTCAGCAACGGCCATGGACGACGACGCCATCGATCATGGGGCAGCAGCAACCTGGGTGGGCATCGGGGGACCCCTCGGCGAGGCTCTCGGTCTCGCCGTAGAGATTCAGTGGCCTGCTGGCTCCACCTAG